Genomic window (Temnothorax longispinosus isolate EJ_2023e chromosome 3, Tlon_JGU_v1, whole genome shotgun sequence):
GCAGCGCGATCTCTTTCTTCAGCCGCTCCTTCTCCCGGAAATGCGTACGTCGTACGCTTTCCGCCTCGATGTACATCTCgttgactttatttttataagacgGACAACAGACTTATTGGCCTGTTGATGTCAGCTCTTCAGGATTTTTTCCTGGTTTTGGAATTAACTTCATTTGTGCCACTTTCCATTGAGCCGGGAAGTAGCTCAGTCTTAGTatggaattatatatgatagttTATATAAGTCTTAtcgctttaatttaatttacagatAATAGGAGATCATGGAGATCAAAATTGtactgacaataaaatgagaaatgtaCTACAATGATAATTTACACATACCGGTAATTATCACACCATctagtttcatatataaacaGTACGTTATTGACAAGAATTGTCGACAAATCAGTATTATTAAACTTACGGTAAGCGGATAATTTCTCCTCACCTGGATAGCTTGTAACGCTTGGTGCAGGTTCTTCTCGAGATTGTCTACCCGCTTcttgagatttttatttttctgttgcaACGCTCGTACATAGCACTACCAACATGAACATAAgactattaatataacataaaaatattgaactctATAactcaatatttcaaaataaaatataaatactcctgctcaacaatataaaaaatacagacaAATATtggattagaataaaaataataataacttacatttaaattattcagcaACTCCTCGTTATTGATGAATGTACTACATGCTACTACATTAGCAGAAAAAGATGGACTATCCTTGATTTCTTCATGTCTCTGAAAACGtggtaattatatatcatatactatcataatttaaattaaattaaattaaattaaattaaaaaatttgagcgGGCTgggtggcagtgtggtcttgtggtaaagcgccagacttGTAACTTCGAGGAACCGGGTTCGAGTTTACCTGATcgcaggaatttttatattccaaactgcaccTCCCGCACGcgagtggggctcgtgcggagaaactgggctatctttcggaggagacattaaacttgaaattggtcgtcaagcttggggagcttgggagttttgggtCAATAATACTGCTATCACTAGCTGCAATATTAGTACAAGTAATTAGAATTAAACCCTCCTCGATATTGttcaatgttaaataattttataaaagattttacttaCTTTTCATAACCGAATCGTAGGCAGGCGAagcaaacaaattaaaatttggaaaaaaatattcgaacCTTCCAGAATGCTTGATTTGACAACCGACCCAGGCCATAATGATCCCAAAAGAATATCGCGAAATTCATAGATACTACATGTAATGCTAGAAATTTATCGCGGTCTTGCCAAGtgcattaattattcttaactACGTTGTGCGCTTACAACAGAGCCAAAGAAAGGAAAATTAGGCGATCAATATTCAAGGCCACATATTATAACAGACATTTTACCTAACGGTAATGTCAAAGTTTTTGTCAAAGGAAAACTAAGAATTGTTCATCCTAACAAAATTCGTAAAATGAAACATTAAGAGATTGAACATGTACCGCGCAACTTTTCAATCACAAATTACTAATGAgatcttttatattgtatttaaaacagATGAGGGCACTAATCTGCCTAGCCGTCATTGGAATTCTCTCCATACGAGAAACCTTCGGAATACGCGGTCTCAAACAATGTTTCTTTGTCTTCCTTATTTTCATTCCCTGTCCTGGCCCTGAGCCTGGGACTGGTTCTTCTTGATGGTGAATCCTTATTGTTTGAAGTGTGGTTAAAGCAGGTCTTTTTGCCTGTTTATTCTTCTCACAATCTGCAGAGcctcttgaattttttttttggtgcCATTATTGGGGTAGAACTAAAAGCAAAAACTTATGTTGAAAAATCACTGAGTGCTCGCTGATGAGTTGCTCTTTCCGCTAAACGCACCCACATTGAAATCCATCCGCgtctcaaaaatatttataataatataatttctgaaactcaaataaatttcaatagaaTTCACATCTTCATAATAAGAAATTCAACCGCTCTTGTCTACTCCGTATATAATGAAATGCACACTAATTTGTACTATTTGTGTGAAATACTCGAGTAAATAACGCCACTCAACATAGAGAAACGAGATTTCAAGCAACTCAGTCAATATATTACCTAAGGAACCATAAGTCTTGTTGACGATACAAAgtgccttttttatttttgtaagcGCCATGGCACttttctcaatatatttttgttgagTCAATAAAGTGCATTCTATATCATTTAGGTTTATAGACTTCACTTGTAAAAATCCTACTATAATATACACCTCGTGTGCTGATATTTTTCTACTGCTGCTAAATTCCCAATAACGTTGATCTCCATCACTATATGGAGCTGACATATTCCCATTCATTCTAACGTGATCGTAGCACGATGGTGcagaaatctaaaaaatatgcagtaaacatatcaataaaaatttaatggaaCAACCATTTTATAATGATTGGTTATAGCAGTAAATGTAAACagttagaaattataattgcaaatatttgtttaaatttttactttagcACTGAGCATAAATTTGATAGATGGTGCATCCTGGCAGGGAAATATAGCTCTGGCCGGCATATGTAAACTGAAAACGTTGAATTATAAGTACAATGCACATTGGTTTGCGGCGGTATGCGCCTAAATGAATAACAACTTAAATAATGCGactatttttctcaattacTTTAAAACAACCTggcttttctccttttttcttgAGGAATTTCGCAAATGCTTCTCGCATCGTTATCTTTGCGTCAGGAGGCCAGGCACGTCCTCGGCCACATGTCTTTTTTGTCGTGTCACGTACTAGAAAAAGAAcggtattatttaaaaaagtgcaCAAAGGAAAAAACAGGACAAAAATATAGGTTAAGCAACATTGTGTTATATAGCTTCGGGGCGGAGCTGAAGGTACTAAATTTGCCTTAACCGAGGGAATCAACACAACAAAAACTCACGTAAACAATTTCGTAAGTGAGCATTTACATGAAGTATTGTaaagcaattttttcattttaacaGTTGGCTACTGTTTGAGTCTTGACGTTGGTAGGATTGACGCCAATGTCACCGTTTAACTATAATTAACTATAACCAATTACGACAGTCACCGAAATTTTTCGCATAATATTTCAAGACGCATGCGAATTGTTATTAACTAATTATAACTAAGATAGGTGTAGTATGCGCGTCAAcctaccgatttttttttctttattagcTTGGTATATTTCGTGGCGTTGCAGCCACGTTTTTATCGCTTCAGgagttctttcttttctttagaaGGATATGATTTCTCTTTATAAGTTTCAATATCTCTTCTTTACCGGGTAAAACGCCATGTCTTAGGTCTTTTTCAAAGGCCtctaaaattacttttttctcaCCTTCggtatattttacttttttgttgTAGATATATGaatctataaattttgattgaatttaataaagcacaaagtaaaaaaaaagtgagaggagaaggatagtatattatatatttatacttaccCAGCTGCATTTCCCCTTGCATCCGCAATTTTTAACGCACTCTTTTTGGTCGCGTACGcacttgcattttttatttttgtcgcaCGCGGTTTTGCACCTACACTATGATCTTGTCGTATTACCCGTCGACATTTTATTTCGAGAAACAACCAGCGAGTAAGACGAACCGTCAAACCGTTCAATGACAATAACACCGTTTAATGACAACACCGAAAGTTCTTCAAACTTGGTCCCTCCGATCGTATCGCCTCGcgcgattcgattcgattcgatacATCTCGATAGATTTCCTTCAGTCTGTGTATATAGTCAGCAACTTTCAgtgctgaaaatctatagtatacgtgacgtaaaatatagatttgcagtactgacagtgaatattgagcgcacacacacaaataaCTTTTGATATACGAAAATGACACTAGTGACAGTTTCGGGTATCGATTGGTTGTTGATTTGTCCAAAACataggctgcattccgatattatataagatatattaaaaatattaatagtatcAATAGAGTATGTAGATTGTTTATGCCTTTATGCCAATAAACAATGTGCGAttcaaagattattttaaaataaaatgttttaaaacgttattgaataaaaataaaccacaataaataaaacaataaataaaagacaCCAGGCAGGCCACATGTAGGTTTTTTAGCCGGTAGGAGTCCGGCATAACCGTCCCGCCCGTCCTCGAGGGCGGCGGTACTCATGATGAGTTTTTtctacgttaaaaaaaaaaaaatacctacTGCAACCTCCTCGCTCAATATGCtttcctgatatatcaggagtaaatttccgAGATTTTGCGGTGCGAAACCTGAGTTTCGCCTACTTTATCatccgaattaatttttctattaacttttattctaaaatagaAGACGACTGCCGTCGCATTTCTGCATAATATCCTATCCAACGACAAGTATCATTCAAGGTGAATATGGTGATGCGATGAGATGATCTACGAACATATCATTACGGAAGATAATGCATCTTTCATAtctcttaatatatatatatatatatatatatatataaaatgaaaatttaacaatgaatacaaagatacaccGCTGTAGAAATGTTacgaataataaaactaatcaTTCTTACATCATTAATAACTGCATGATTTAGATCATTTTTGTCCAAGCGGCCGTTTGATTTCGAtgcaattttctaattatcttattatgtGTTCTAATTATCTTGTTATCTGTTTAATGTATCTCCCCGTTGTTCCACTGTCTTCGTCTTTTCTTGGCCTGCCGTGCATATTCCTTCCAAACCGATATCTAGATACATTTTCAGTTTGAAAAGTAAAGTGGTGATTAGGAAAATAAGTAAATTGCAGTCAAcatcgagagagagatataggctgcgttccgatattcactgcaattaagtactgaaaatctatagtttacgtatGTCGCTGAAGCTAGCAGCGGGAGCTAGCAGCGGAACGTCTCGCGGACAGGGCCGAATATCATGTGGGTTCCTCAGGGGGTCCGAACGTATCGTAGGTTAATTATTATCGGCCGCTGGGCTTTTCTTAGatattactaattaataaagattaaatatatctatatataaatatttttgacaatattcAAACTGTATTCATCggtttgatataaaaacatgttttaattgttatagattattcgataaataattgtagaacatagcaaagaacgattctttccaaatttttaggggatcacattcttgcgataacaatacgatttagcaagtatttgcgaggggacgcggttttttttaattgttattattttttattaataacttatacagcagcgaccgatcgcaaagaacgattctcttcaaatttttaggggatcacgttcttgcgataacaaaacaatttagcaagtatttgcgaggggacgcggtttccttcaattgttattaattttttattaattgtttattcggtggcgaccgatagcaaagaacgattctctccaaatttttaggggattacgttcttgcgataacaaaacgaatttttaaattttccattttttattattaaatagtataGTGTTGAATTAAATACGGTCACAATAGTTCGTGGAATAGGCCTACCGGGGAAaccacgttaaaaaaaacgcgtcaagTACACTACCTCACAGGTGGCGTGGAAACGTGTGCATATTATGAAAAACACCgtttttcaactttttgaatgattatatctcggaaacggtgacttttacagaaaaaagtatagagacaattattatagataattgCACGATCTACAATTATTGTCTAAgctatttttatgataaaacttaCCATTCGGctgaaaaacacaaaaaaccCATTTTTGCCACCTTTGaccttgaataaaattttttccaggcACGGGATGTATGGGGACTTTTCACAgttcatttatataatagtgtTCCAAACATTCATACAAATTTTCAGCTCTATCGGAATTATTGTAACCTTGAATGTCTAATTTGACCGGACTATGCCATTACGTGGCTCAACACAGAGGCGAGTACTGCTACCAACCCCATAAAAGTGAAACGTTGCcaagtttcaatcgtatttaatataattgacggaaagttattaaaaaatcgatagcttatataattgtcaagggAGCTACCAGTaagaatcattatttcattctatcaacggcaaaacatatattcatgccatttttatattgaaataattagcaatactacaagttttcaaattggcattggcaaaaaagtgtttcgtttttagctaattaaaatataaagatgcataatatgatacttttactatacgttttatgcaatagcagcgtatggagaataaaatgatacctaatacagattttttaatgacctaataaaaaacttttttctaaaccGTCAATTGACTCAACTGGATCGCTTCAACCtccttaaaaaataagtacgcattacatgtatgtttttatatactgtgtaattatatcatatacgtatgtatgcaatattaataatatatttttcaaactgatTTATTCTTCAACAATTgtcctttttatatataaattaaacccaaaaataaataagtaaaacataaaaataaataagtaagactgcggtccacttgacgctacaaatactTTGGAgcattcttcttttccttatttcttcattgaaagaaaagagaagaggaatgcttcgaagcatttgtagcatcaAGTGGACCGCACTGACCGCAGCCTATACACTAATGACATAACGCCAAATTCAAACTGTACCGCGGCAAGATGGAGGTATCTGGCATCAATTTCTCATTGGCTGTTAGAAATATATGCGCAAGAGCACACCTGTGTTCTTCCACCATGGGTGATATGACCTATGTCACAGTGTTTCCTAACCTCAAAAAGGAAGAAGACACGAGTCGTTTGCTCGGTTTGCCTTGATTTTCCTCGAGAAGAAGAGTTAAGATTGCTCTTGTCATTTATTCTGTCGCGGAAAATTGCGAGGATTTTATCAGTAAGTGGgattatttacatttgtgGATCACGCAAAAATCCCAAGTAAACAACCTGATTTATCGATATTCTGAAATTAACAAGTCagttaaaagtaaataaattttaattatacattaatctaatatcattatattatcagAGAGGTTATCTGTCCTcaggtatataaaaaatgttagagATAACGTGCAACGATCGTCTCGGCAAAAAGGTTAGAGTGAAATGCAATCCGGACGACACCATAGGAGACCTGAAGAAATTGATAGCCGCCCAGACTGGAACACACTGGGAGAAGATCGTGTTGAAGAAGTGGTACACCATTTTCAAGGACCATATAAAGCTGCAGGACTGTATCCTTTTTACCACGAGTAATCTAGTAACGCTTTGTCAaacatcatatatttttcaggaagtCTTTTCCTTAATACGCTGCTTCAGATGAGATACATGACGGCATGAACTTAGAGCTCTActatcaataaataatgtaaactaATGTTACATGTAagcatttttgcatttttggtATTATAACGTCATAATTATTAAGCTTTACTTTCTATGTctataaatgtaatgtacatatataagaataaaaggttaaatataaaattaaataatcacaaatatcaataaggaaaataatttctatttttgcaataatcatACAAGCCTCATaaatatcgttatattttaacaatctGTAATTTGCTCTATAAATTAACAGTTTCAATTGTGCCATGTAGTAGTATATGCCATTTGATATTAGTGCCTTTATATGACTTACATATGTAGGATGCAACTCGAAGGTATAGCAAAGTAAATTTGTAAATCATGCTAGAAGgacaagaagaagaaaaattatccatgTGTACTTAGGCATGTATACATTCTCATCCTATCGCGTGTGATCTACTCTTGCAACTTTGCACTTTGCTACATGTCTTGATCACACATCCTGTGTATTCTACATAAATATCATAAGTATAAgcttttagttttattattatttaatcattttcacTCAAACGTTACTACACAATGCAAACGTTAcggataaatattataaaaacgcAATACAATGCCTCCTAAAACATTGatctaaaaagattttttttatgctttatcactaataaaattatatttaaaaaaatatacgagtattcaaagaaaataaaacatgacTTGGCGGATGACTCTAAAACATGTTATAAAGTCTCAAAAATTAATGCGGTCTCTTGAATAATCCCTCTACCCTGCTTATTGGACTTTCAGGTTCCGCCATTTGTCTACCTCGGTTGCTTAAGAAGTCTCTTATGTGCTGCACTATCAGATCTATCGCCACTGCAACAGATCACGAAACATCAGTATTCGCGAATATGATGCACAATTATGTCAGGGATAAGATAAATTGCTTTATTTGTGATATATCATACATCTTAGAACAATatcaaattgtaaatatttgaaattaattttatctcaaataACAATTGTGATCGCATTAGAATTATTATGGTTTTATTATGCATAAGACACTTGTGTTCATATACTATTTTGCAAatacaagaaatttttttgttcttttttattaataatatgcaataGTGTCCCAGAACTGGtgctccctttctttctcactctctttttaaactttttaaactaAGATATTCATTGGTGCAAATTaggaagaatattttaatagtctCACAAATCGAGGCttcttataataaactttaaaacttACTAAAAGCTTAAGCTATATACAACAAAAACATTAAGATTTTAATGAATTGAGAAATTAACCAAAGGATTTTAATTAGAGATTTCGCTTCAACTGTAATTATTTGTACATAAGgagatacaaattataattctatctCAATAGGATGTAGCTCAAACTACGTTTCATTAAACAAAGCTAGCTTTAAGATTTTTGCTGTACAGAAAGGAACTAACAGTTTGGGCGTATCTTGTATGGTTGTACATATTGAAATACAAGAATTAACATTATAGAGTGCAATAGGCAAATATTTCGAGGTAAGTCTAAGATAAATTGCATCTTAGATAATTATGCTAGTGGATACTTGCGTGTGATTACATTCTAAAGTATTATGCAAAATGCAAATGCAAAACATATAAGTTTATCAGAAATCGTATATCTTATAGAGAAGactaaaatgtatgtatttaaaatacatttgtacaCAAACATACAAATTTACACACGTCACACATATCACAGATACAATATCGCACACGTACATATTATTCGTAAGTTTTTCTTACGTAATACTTGAGATATATTTGTCCAGAAAATCGCCGAGTGACCATAGGTAGTTATGTGATATGATATTAAGttataatttgtaagaatGGCCAAATTAAGACAAATTGAtaggaatatattttatggaatTGAATTCCTAATTTTtcggaattaaaaaatattttcaaatattctttattcttattttacttctctttatataaatttaaaaataaaaaataatcttaatttatgAGGAAATGTGAGTTAGAATATTAAACAGCTTTTAAAACAGttgtttttgttcttttaatctaaatattctaaattattcaatataatttaagtacatacattactattatagttcttatataaaaaaaatctagaaaCATTATATCGTTCTAGTAAACAGAGATATAAAACGAAATATAATGCTAGCATAttgataatatagaaaaaaaataaaaatctagagttgaaaaattaagaattcaATTGTGTCGACGCTATTGCTGTCAATCCCTTTTAATTCACCTATTTTTTAGTGATTTTACACAATTCATGCATTTTTCGACGATTTAGAATTGTAATTCAAGCTAATGTATTCATTTaggataaaatatgtataaaaagcaCCATTCTCTCCGccatgtaaaaatgtaaggTA
Coding sequences:
- the Ubl gene encoding ubiquitin-like protein 5 — encoded protein: MLEITCNDRLGKKVRVKCNPDDTIGDLKKLIAAQTGTHWEKIVLKKWYTIFKDHIKLQDYEIHDGMNLELYYQ